The nucleotide sequence AAATTATCTGCTAACACCAGATTCATCATTGCAAAGATGAAGAGATTCAGATATGCAAAAAATCTCCAGAAACTTTTATCGCCGTGCATATAACCGATTGAGTAAACGTGGATGATAAATCCAACTCCGGTTACGATGAGCGACATAACAAGTGAAAGCTGATCAACCTGGTAAGAAAAGCTGATGTTCAATCCGCCAACAGCAATCCACTGAAAAAGCGTTATGATATTTAATCGCTGTTCTGCAGGAAGCGATAGAGTTTCGAAAAATGCACCAACTGTTACAACAAAAGATAATCCAATTGCACCGCTGCCGACAATCCCGATAAGTTTTTCACTTTTAATTTTTGGTCCGATTAAACCATTAAATAAAAATCCGAGTAACGGAAAAAGGACAGTGAGATAAATTAAATCAATCATAACGGCCCCACTCCGTCTCTCCGCCAAGGGGAGAGTGATACGCTTTCATATAAATTTATAATTTCCATAAATTAAATTTTCTGAGTCATCAATCTTACTTCAAAAATTCTTTTTCTCTATCCTCCCCCTTCGGGGGAGATAGAGGAAGCCTTACCACTTTAAAATATTTATTTCATCAATATTAACTGTGAGCTTATTTCTGAAGATTGCAATTATAATTGCCAATCCAACTGCTGCTTCTGCTGCGGCAACTGACATGACAAAAAAAACAAAAAGCTGCCCGCCAACATCTCCCAAATAAGATGAAAATGTAATCAGTGTTAGATTTGCTGAATTCAACATCAACTCAACACACATAAAAACAACGATTGCATTTCGGCGTGTAAGAACTCCAACTATTCCCACCGTAAACATAAACGCACTTAATACTAAATAATATTCAATTGGTATTTGCATATCTATTCAAATTTCTTTTTTGCTAAAACCAATGCACCAATCGTTGCTGCAAGTAATAAGTAGCCAGCAGCTTCAAACGGCAAAATGTAATTAGTGAACATTTCTCTTCCGATATTTTCAACAGTTCCGGTTTCAACACTTTTAGTAAATTCCGGTGTTACTGATTGAGAAGGGTTTGATAAAAATATTATATAGACAATTTGTATTAGCACAAGCGTAACGATTACAACAACAAAAATTCTAAGCTTAGCTTTTTGTTCAAAAAAATTTTTTTCTTTTTCAGGATTCAAAAGCATAATCACAAAAAGGAAGAACACCATAATCGCACCAGCATAAACGATGACCTGAGCAACTGCAATGAACTGTGCATTAAGCAGTAAATACAATCCGGCAAGTGAAGCAAAATTCAACACAAGAAATAACGCTGAGAGAACCGGGTTAGGTCGTGTAATCATCAGCACTGCTGATACAGCACAAATCGATGCGAATACGATAAAGAGAATGGTTTCTAAAGTCATTACCCCTCTATCGATGGTAGATGTTTAATGGAAGATGGGAGATGTAGATAACCATTATAAATCAGTATTGCTTATTTAAATTTTGTTGTGCTGTTAATTTAATTGAAGTGAAAATCTTTTTAAAATCAAAACTTTCTTTTAATAGAAATTATAAATCAGAATTCTTAAAATCATCCTTTGGAATTGCATCCAAAACTCTCAGCCTGTGATTACTCTCTCTTGATTCTTTCAATACAACACCATTTTTTTGTATAAAATCTTTCAATGATTCAGCAGCTTGCGCTTCTTCGTAATTGCTACCAACAGATGTAGAAGCTTTTGTCAAGTGATAAGTTATTAGAGCATTCCCTTTCGTATTCAGTAAAGATTCAAGAAATAATGAACACTTAACTCCAAATTCAAAAGTTCTATTTAATAACTCCTCAGTTTTCGGATTCATTTAATCAATGCTTAAAAATTTTTCCATCTTACATCTTCCATCAGCCATCTACCATTTCCCATCTTCCATCAACCGTCTAACATCTTCCATTTCTCAAGGAGTATTACGGTAAATCATTCTCGGAAAAGGAATTGCTTCTCTTAAATGATCGAGTCCGCAAATCCAGCTTACTGTTCGCTCAAGTCCGATTCCAAAACCAGCGTGAGGAACGGTTCCATATCTTCTTAAATCCAGATACCATTCAAAAACTTCCTGAGGAAGATTGTGTTCTTTGATTCTTGAGATGAGTTCATCCAAACTATCTTCTCTCTGACTTCCACCAATTATTTCGCCGTATCCTTCAGGTGCAAGTACATCAACTGCCAACGCAACTTTTGGATTTTCAGGATCACGTTTCATATAAAAAGCTTTTACTTCCGCAGGATAACGGTGAACCATAACTGGTTTATCAAATTGTTGAACGATAACAGTTTCATCAGGTGCACCGAAATCATTTCCCCATTCAAACTTTACTCCGTTCTTGTGCAGAATCTGAACTGCTTCATCATAACTTATTCTTGGAAAAGGTTTAACAACTTTTTCAAGTTTTGATGTATCACGTTCTAAAATTTTTAACTCTTCTGCTCTTTCCTTTAAAACTGTTTGAACAATATATTCAAGCATTGATTCAGCTAAATCCATATCGTCATTTAAATCTGCATACGCAACTTCAGGTTCACACATCCAGAATTCAGTCAGGTGTCTTCTTGTTTTTGATTTCTCAGCTCTGAATGTTGGACCAAAAGTATAAACTTTTCCGTGAGCCATTGCACCGGCTTCTGCATAAAGCTGTCCTGACTGAGTTAAGTATGCATTTCCAAGATCGAAGTACGGAGTTTCAAATAATGTTGAAGTTCCTTCAACCGCATTTGGAGTAAGAATCGGTGGATCCATTAAAACAAAATCGCGTTCATCAAAAAAATCTCTGATAGCTTTTATTATGCGATGACGAATTCTCATTATCGCAACCTGTTTTTTTGAACGAAGCCAGAGATGACGATTATCAAGTAAAAATTCCGGTCCGTGTTCTTTTGGAGTGATCGGATAATCTTTTGCATCCTGAATTACAGTCAAACCTGTTGCATCAATTTCAACTCCACCAACCTGTCGGGTATCTTCCTTAACTTTTCCAGTTACAATTATGGAAGATTCCTGTCCGATTTTATCAGCCAACTCAAAAATTTCATCAGAAACATTTCCTTTGAAGTAAACACACTGAACATAACCAGTTCCGTCTCGTAAAATTACAAACCTGATTTTTCCGCTTGATCGTTTATTAAATAGCCAGCCGTGAAGCGTTACTTCCTGACCGATAAAGTCTTTGAGTTTATTGATGAATACTTTCTGCATTAATGTAGTTTTTTTGTAAAAAATTGAAGCCAAATATAAAGATTTTTTTGATTTGGTGGATAAAAAAATGTTCCGTTCCTCAGTTCTCCTCCAAAGGAGTCCTTCGGACAGAACTGAGCAAAATGATGTTGGATGAAGAACATTATAAAATCTCAGAACTGTCCCAACTTGTCGGGATGATCTTCGGCCATAATAGTACTCGACTTTGTTAAATTATTTTTTTATGTTTCCGATAAGTTTAATTTTATAATGGGGTAAAATTATGCAAACACTTAAAATATTTCTTCTGGTTTTTTTGCTTTCAATTAGTGTATCTGCACAGTGGTATCAGCAAAACAGTAATGTGACCTTAAATCTCAATTCAATATTTTTCATCAATGTAAATCTTGGCTGGGCAGTCGGCGATGAAGGCATTGTTCTAAAAACTACTGATGGTGGAAATAATTGGATTGTTCAGACCGGTTTAACAACTGATAACCTCTACTCAGTTTATTTCTTAAACAACAATACCGGATGGATTGTAGGAGAGGATGTAAGCATTATGAAATCAACCGATGGTGGTAGTAATTGGTTTTTACAAATAGCTAATCCTCCTTTTCCAGTTGATTTGCATTCAGTACAGTTTCTGGATTTAAATAATGGATGGGCAGTCGGAAACTATATGTATTCAAGCACAGGTTATGATAGTTATATAATTCAAACTACTAATGGGGGTGCATCCTGGCAGGACAATTATGGATTTATGGATGAAAAACTATTTTCTATTTTCTTTGTGAATAGTAGTCTGGGTTTTAGCTCTGGCTCAGAAGTTTTCAAGACAACAGATACCGGCTTAAACTGGAATCCGGTGTTTAACTCAGCTTTTATGGATGAATTTTATGCAGTTTTTTTCATCAATTCCAATACTGGATGGATTGCAGGGAAGAATGCACAATGGTCGAAGGGCTTGATTTACAAAACAACCGACAGCGGACTTAACTGGTCTTTACTTAGAAGTGATACATTAAAAACTTACACATCTGTTTTCTTTGCCGATGCTAACAACGGATGGGTAACTGGATGGGCAGGAAATATTTTATATTCTTCAAACGGTGGAACAAACTGGTCAATGCAGGTTAGTGGAACAACTTCTAATCTTAATTCAATATTTTTCGTCGATAATTCAGTCGGATGGGCTGCTGGTAGTAATGGAACAATTCTTAAAACAAATAATGGTGGAACACCAGTGGAATTAATTTCTTTTGCTGCTAATCATATTAAAAATGATAATTTAATAGAATTAACCTGGTCAACCGCAACAGAAACAAATAACTCTGGTTTTGAGATTCATCGCGGAGTTTATCCTGCAAACAGCGGGACTCAGAATGACAACAACGAGTGGAAGAAAATAGGATTTGTTCCCGGACACGGAACAACAACGGAAACACAGCATTACTCATTTACTGATAATGATGTGAAGCCGGGCAAATGTCAATACAAACTAAAGCAAATTGACTACGACGGAACATTTGAGTATTCACAAATTGTAGAAGTAGAAATTCCATTCGTTAATGAGTTTTCACTTTCACAAAACTACCCCAACCCGTTTAACCCAACAACAAAAATAAAATTTACAATACCGGCCTCCCTAAATCCCTCCAAAGTAGGGACTTTAGTGCAATTAAAGGTATTTGATATTTTGGGAAAAGAGATTGCATTATTGATTAATGAGGAAAAGCAATCCGGAACGTATGAAATAGAATTTGATGGCAGTAGTCTTTCTAGTGGAGTTTACCTTTACAGATTAACTGCAGGTAATTTTAATGAAACTAAGAAATTTGTTTTATTAAAATGAAGTTTGAAAAATCGTTCTGCCCTCTCCTTCGGAGAGGGACGGGGTTAGGCCTTCTAATGGAATATATTTTTATCAGTTGCTTGTCTCGTCTTTGCAAAGCAAAGACGGAAAAGTCGGTACATTTTCAGAAACGAAGAAGATGATTTTAATAAGATAGAGCAAGTTTAAGTTTAAGAGTAAGTGTATGATCAAGATTAAGAAAAACAAATTAAAATCTTTCTCTTACTCTTTAACTTAATCTTACTCTTTTATTCTAATAACTTTTCATAATTCCTAACAACTTTTTTATCTTTCTGATATTAATTATCGATTAAACTAAACCTGAGGAATAAATATGACCAGAATATTTTTACCAATCATCTTCATACTTTTCCAGTTAGCTAACTATTCCCAAAATCAACAAAATAAAAATGACAAACCCGATTGGGAGGGAGGATACCCCGATGGCTGCACAACTGTTGCAGTAGGAAAACTTGCAACATTCGATGGCTCATCAATGACATCACACACAGATGATAGTCACAGAACTCGAAGCAATCTCGATATTGTTCCTGCAATGCGACACGAAAATGGTGAACTGGTTACTTTGTATAAAAGAGGTAATGATGATACTCAGAAAATGCCTTCGTACAAAAATATTCCGACAGGACAAATTCCTCAACTTGATTACACTTATGGCTATATAAATACAGCATATCCGTGCATCAACGATCAGCAGGTTGCAATTGGTGAAACTACATTCGGTGGACGAGAAGAACTCAGAACCGATAAAGGACTAATTGATTGTCAGCGATTATGTCAGCTAATGCTCGAGCGAGGAAAAACCGCACGCGAAGCTATTCAGATTGCTGGTGAACTCTTAGAAGTTTATGGATGGATTGATGATGGTGAAATGCTGACAATAGCTGATCCAAATGAAGTTTGGGTTCTGGAAATAGTTGGTCCGGGCAAAGATAAAATCGGTGCTGTGTGGGTCGCGCAAAGAGTTCCTGACGATCACATTTTTGTTGGTGCAAATGGAAGCCGGATCAGACAGATAGACACTGAGAATCCTGATTATTTTATGTACTCAGAAAATGTTTTTGAAGTTGCAAAAGAAAATGGATGGTGGAAACCAGAAGACGGTCCTTTAGAATTTTGCTATGCTTATGCTGACCGAAATTCTCTTGCAACAAGAAGAAGAGAATGGCGAGTTTTTGATCTCGTTGCTCCATCATTAAAATTGGATCCTAATTCTGAAAATTATCCATTCTCAGTAAAACCAGACGAAAAGATCACACTTGAAAAAATGGTTGAAATATTTTCAGATTATTATGAAGGAACAGAATTTAATTTCGTAAAAGATTTAACTGTAACTGATGACAGTGGAAAAACCGTTCTCTCCCCTCTTGCAAATCCATTTATGCCTTATGATATGAACAAACTTTTAAAAATTAATGGTGGCTGGGGCTGGCGCGGTGAAAGAACTATTGCAAGATGGTACACAATGTATGCGACAATTATTCAATGTAGGAGTTGGCTTCCGAATGAGATTGGTGGACTTGTCTGGTTAGCATGGGATAATGTTGCAACTTCGATTTATGCTCCATTTTATGCAGGAATTACTCGAGTCCATAAAACATCTTCAACCGATGGAAGAGTAACAGGTTTCTCCCGAAACTCTGCCTGGTGGGCTTTTAATCATCTGGGAACTCTTGCAGCTCAAAGATGGGGAGATATGCGTCATGATGTTAGATCGGTCTGGGATCCATGGCAGGCTGAGTTGTTTGCAAATCAAAAATCTTTTGAGAATGAAGTTCTTGAACAATGGGGTGCTGACCGGGAGAAAGCAAAAGAAATGTTAACAATGTATTGTATCGAAACGCAGATTGCTATTGTTCAACGTGCATGGGAACTTGGTGAAGAACTCTGGACTAAATATGATGAATTGTTCTAACTGAAAAAAATTATTTGTTAGATAATGAAATTCCAACTCTGATCAGGAATTTCGAAAGCAAATTTCCATCAAGAAGAGTTACATTATTGTGCAATTTTGCTTCATCAATTTTGGGCAATGTTGTTCTGGATATAATAAAAATTTTATCCTGTTTTCGTGCATCAGTTTCAGTAATGATATTTTCAAGTGCAGATTTATTGATTTTATTTTCCAAAATCGCACGTGCATTAAGAAAAAATGTGTGATTATTACGCTGTGCTCTTCCGATTATATTGAATGAATTGGAATTCGGTAGTTCAAGAATATCTACATCCGAATATCCAATAAGTGTGAAGAATTTTACCAGCATCTTTCGAAATTCATCAATAGTCATTTTTGTAATAACATCAGTCATCAATTCAGTATCTTCTAAAAGTTTTGACTCACCGCTCCCTGGCATTCCAAATATTTCAAGCCATTCATCGATTGTAATCAATTCCTCATAAAGCTTTGGCTGCATCAATTCGAATACATTCCGATTCAATAAATCACCTTCAAGCAGCATCTCTCTTACTTTTTGATCCAGAGTTCCGGTAGAATAGTAATTCAGTACGTTCACACTCTCTTTAAATACTTCTTCTCCCGTCTTTGTGAACATATCTTCAAGTTCCCAATTTAGCATCGGGTTCCACCATTGATCAAAATTAATTAAATAAGGAATTTCAATATCAGAAATCTTTAATCTTGAAATTTTGGAATCTGAGATGAATGCGACAACATCTTTTTTCTGATGGAAATCATTTAATAATTCTTTCAATTCTTCCACAGCCAATCCGTTCGGGGCAAGTACATTTTTAATTCCATGATCATTTAATAGCTCACTTATCTTTTTAACTCCAAGTTTTTCATATTGAGATAATACCAGTACTTTTTTCCCATTCGCCTTTATATTCATAATGTGATGCAACAGCAATGCAGTCTTGGGACTCATTGATTTGCCTGATGCAAAATTTCCCAGTTGATTGAGCTTGTGATAAAGTGTAAAAATATTCGCAGCAAACCGTAATGGATTACCAGATTCAAGAACGCGACGTAAATCTTTTCTTGCTTCAACTAATGCAGTTTTAAATTCCGCAGCCTGTTTTTCATCTGTCTCACACCAAAATTCATTCACAATAAATTTAGAAGCATCGGATATTATTGATGCTTTGGTCCTGAT is from Ignavibacteriota bacterium and encodes:
- the asnS gene encoding asparagine--tRNA ligase encodes the protein MQKVFINKLKDFIGQEVTLHGWLFNKRSSGKIRFVILRDGTGYVQCVYFKGNVSDEIFELADKIGQESSIIVTGKVKEDTRQVGGVEIDATGLTVIQDAKDYPITPKEHGPEFLLDNRHLWLRSKKQVAIMRIRHRIIKAIRDFFDERDFVLMDPPILTPNAVEGTSTLFETPYFDLGNAYLTQSGQLYAEAGAMAHGKVYTFGPTFRAEKSKTRRHLTEFWMCEPEVAYADLNDDMDLAESMLEYIVQTVLKERAEELKILERDTSKLEKVVKPFPRISYDEAVQILHKNGVKFEWGNDFGAPDETVIVQQFDKPVMVHRYPAEVKAFYMKRDPENPKVALAVDVLAPEGYGEIIGGSQREDSLDELISRIKEHNLPQEVFEWYLDLRRYGTVPHAGFGIGLERTVSWICGLDHLREAIPFPRMIYRNTP
- the nuoK gene encoding NADH-quinone oxidoreductase subunit NuoK, which gives rise to MPIEYYLVLSAFMFTVGIVGVLTRRNAIVVFMCVELMLNSANLTLITFSSYLGDVGGQLFVFFVMSVAAAEAAVGLAIIIAIFRNKLTVNIDEINILKW
- a CDS encoding peptidase C69; the encoded protein is MTRIFLPIIFILFQLANYSQNQQNKNDKPDWEGGYPDGCTTVAVGKLATFDGSSMTSHTDDSHRTRSNLDIVPAMRHENGELVTLYKRGNDDTQKMPSYKNIPTGQIPQLDYTYGYINTAYPCINDQQVAIGETTFGGREELRTDKGLIDCQRLCQLMLERGKTAREAIQIAGELLEVYGWIDDGEMLTIADPNEVWVLEIVGPGKDKIGAVWVAQRVPDDHIFVGANGSRIRQIDTENPDYFMYSENVFEVAKENGWWKPEDGPLEFCYAYADRNSLATRRREWRVFDLVAPSLKLDPNSENYPFSVKPDEKITLEKMVEIFSDYYEGTEFNFVKDLTVTDDSGKTVLSPLANPFMPYDMNKLLKINGGWGWRGERTIARWYTMYATIIQCRSWLPNEIGGLVWLAWDNVATSIYAPFYAGITRVHKTSSTDGRVTGFSRNSAWWAFNHLGTLAAQRWGDMRHDVRSVWDPWQAELFANQKSFENEVLEQWGADREKAKEMLTMYCIETQIAIVQRAWELGEELWTKYDELF
- a CDS encoding four helix bundle protein — encoded protein: MNPKTEELLNRTFEFGVKCSLFLESLLNTKGNALITYHLTKASTSVGSNYEEAQAAESLKDFIQKNGVVLKESRESNHRLRVLDAIPKDDFKNSDL
- a CDS encoding T9SS type A sorting domain-containing protein; its protein translation is MQTLKIFLLVFLLSISVSAQWYQQNSNVTLNLNSIFFINVNLGWAVGDEGIVLKTTDGGNNWIVQTGLTTDNLYSVYFLNNNTGWIVGEDVSIMKSTDGGSNWFLQIANPPFPVDLHSVQFLDLNNGWAVGNYMYSSTGYDSYIIQTTNGGASWQDNYGFMDEKLFSIFFVNSSLGFSSGSEVFKTTDTGLNWNPVFNSAFMDEFYAVFFINSNTGWIAGKNAQWSKGLIYKTTDSGLNWSLLRSDTLKTYTSVFFADANNGWVTGWAGNILYSSNGGTNWSMQVSGTTSNLNSIFFVDNSVGWAAGSNGTILKTNNGGTPVELISFAANHIKNDNLIELTWSTATETNNSGFEIHRGVYPANSGTQNDNNEWKKIGFVPGHGTTTETQHYSFTDNDVKPGKCQYKLKQIDYDGTFEYSQIVEVEIPFVNEFSLSQNYPNPFNPTTKIKFTIPASLNPSKVGTLVQLKVFDILGKEIALLINEEKQSGTYEIEFDGSSLSSGVYLYRLTAGNFNETKKFVLLK
- a CDS encoding NADH-quinone oxidoreductase subunit J, with the protein product MTLETILFIVFASICAVSAVLMITRPNPVLSALFLVLNFASLAGLYLLLNAQFIAVAQVIVYAGAIMVFFLFVIMLLNPEKEKNFFEQKAKLRIFVVVIVTLVLIQIVYIIFLSNPSQSVTPEFTKSVETGTVENIGREMFTNYILPFEAAGYLLLAATIGALVLAKKKFE